The following are encoded together in the Haloarcula rubripromontorii genome:
- a CDS encoding MogA/MoaB family molybdenum cofactor biosynthesis protein → MGHDHDETTGHDEAGHSHGEHEHGEHEHDSDHGQSHAEHTHDGHHAHDAEGVEIGVLTVSTSRTLDDDPAGDIIAAACEDAGHEIAERRLVADEMDAIEDAVAALLDDGVDVVLTTGGTGLTPDDVTVDAIEPLFDRPVPGFGELFRWLSYEEVGPMAMASRATAGVVDDRLVFCLPGSENAARTGAEKLVAPAVGHLLGLVRR, encoded by the coding sequence ATGGGACACGACCACGACGAAACGACCGGCCACGACGAGGCGGGTCACAGCCACGGCGAGCATGAACACGGAGAGCACGAACACGACAGTGACCACGGCCAGAGCCACGCGGAACACACTCACGATGGCCATCACGCTCACGACGCCGAAGGGGTTGAAATAGGGGTTCTCACAGTTTCCACCTCCAGAACACTCGATGATGACCCCGCGGGCGACATCATCGCCGCGGCCTGCGAGGACGCGGGCCACGAAATCGCCGAACGCCGACTCGTTGCGGACGAGATGGACGCTATCGAAGACGCTGTCGCCGCCCTGTTAGATGACGGTGTCGACGTGGTTCTGACGACCGGCGGGACCGGCCTCACGCCCGACGACGTGACCGTCGACGCTATCGAACCGCTGTTCGACCGGCCGGTCCCCGGTTTCGGCGAACTGTTCCGCTGGCTCTCCTACGAGGAAGTCGGGCCGATGGCGATGGCCTCCCGGGCGACCGCCGGCGTCGTCGACGACCGCCTGGTGTTCTGTCTCCCCGGCAGCGAGAACGCCGCTCGGACGGGTGCGGAGAAACTCGTCGCGCCAGCCGTGGGCCACCTGCTCGGCCTCGTCCGTCGGTAG
- a CDS encoding TRAM domain-containing protein — protein MATDSDLHCLFTGLVEEQDDSYVIEIPKQEVELGTLDTETLYRIALFQSAAEAPTPQSQSGSRTRPDPEPSSSSKSEQQSRSKPRSDSRSGEPGPEPEFEPSSPPVAEGETRVVEIDNIGDKGDGVARIDGGYVVIVSDADVGERLRVKMNQVRENVAFAEIVERLPYYE, from the coding sequence ATGGCGACCGATTCAGATCTTCACTGTCTCTTTACCGGACTTGTTGAGGAGCAGGACGACTCGTACGTGATCGAGATTCCGAAACAGGAAGTCGAGCTGGGAACACTGGACACAGAGACGCTGTACCGGATCGCACTGTTCCAGTCGGCGGCCGAGGCACCCACACCACAGTCACAGTCCGGGTCCCGAACCAGGCCCGACCCGGAGCCCAGTTCCAGCTCCAAGTCAGAGCAACAGTCCCGATCCAAGCCGCGGTCCGATTCGCGGTCCGGCGAACCGGGCCCGGAGCCGGAGTTCGAACCGTCGTCCCCGCCCGTTGCCGAGGGTGAAACGCGTGTCGTCGAGATCGACAACATCGGCGACAAGGGCGACGGCGTCGCACGCATCGACGGCGGGTACGTCGTTATCGTCTCCGACGCTGATGTGGGGGAGCGCCTCCGTGTCAAAATGAATCAGGTCCGCGAGAACGTGGCCTTCGCTGAGATCGTCGAACGGCTCCCCTACTACGAATAA
- a CDS encoding QcrA and Rieske domain-containing protein: MIEYPKPDDDEEQGDDCSCDEAGTSPTLYGDARAELRRRDFAKFLATVGGLTAVASLTAPLASTTQVFERGYKGPVYSDGIHLVDSEGERITESRLSEGEHMTVFPEPRPGIEDAPTLLVRYAESDYGSDISEGFTVNGYAAFSKVCTHAGCMVSDREEDLVVCPCHFGKFNVLEGAAVSGGPPGRALPQLPITVTSDGFLVATGDFEGPVGPGGG; the protein is encoded by the coding sequence ATGATAGAGTATCCGAAACCGGACGACGACGAGGAACAGGGCGACGACTGCTCGTGTGACGAGGCCGGCACGTCCCCCACGCTGTACGGGGACGCCCGCGCGGAGCTTCGCCGCCGGGACTTCGCGAAGTTCCTCGCGACTGTCGGCGGCCTGACCGCCGTCGCCAGCCTCACCGCACCCCTTGCAAGCACCACGCAGGTGTTCGAGCGAGGGTACAAGGGGCCGGTGTACTCCGACGGCATCCACCTCGTCGACAGCGAAGGCGAGCGAATCACGGAAAGTCGGCTCTCTGAAGGCGAACACATGACCGTGTTCCCGGAGCCCCGGCCCGGCATCGAAGACGCACCGACGCTGCTGGTGCGCTACGCCGAGTCGGACTACGGGAGTGACATCTCGGAGGGGTTCACTGTCAACGGCTACGCCGCCTTCTCGAAGGTGTGTACCCACGCCGGCTGTATGGTATCAGATCGGGAGGAAGACCTGGTCGTCTGTCCCTGCCACTTCGGGAAATTCAACGTTCTGGAAGGGGCGGCGGTCAGCGGCGGCCCGCCGGGCCGCGCGCTCCCGCAGCTCCCGATTACGGTGACCAGCGACGGATTCCTCGTCGCCACGGGTGACTTCGAGGGGCCAGTCGGCCCCGGAGGTGGATAA
- a CDS encoding extracellular solute-binding protein — MARQTRRAVLAALGSGIAATAGCGAFGRERVDVLVAGSLQKAASETLQAQTDVELAVEARGSVQAARLVADGKRDPAIVALADPALFDRVMDAAWHAVVASNEMVLAYNPETDGGTRVAAAEPWYGPLRTGSVSLGRTDPRLDPLGYRTLFTLDLAADYYDEPDLADAVLSPDQTYPETQLLAQFETGAVNAAFVYRSMAMERDYPFREFPAEIHLGDPAHAERYRTTSYELPNGTAVAGNPIEYGAVRRDEQEATRTAFETVLSGDWLAPHGFTVRQTYPRLVGDVPSTVTR; from the coding sequence ATGGCCCGACAAACCCGGCGTGCAGTGCTTGCGGCACTGGGAAGTGGCATCGCCGCAACTGCAGGCTGTGGGGCGTTCGGTCGAGAGCGAGTGGACGTGCTGGTCGCAGGGAGCTTGCAGAAAGCGGCCAGTGAGACGCTCCAGGCCCAGACAGACGTCGAACTTGCCGTCGAGGCCCGCGGGTCAGTACAGGCCGCTCGTCTAGTCGCCGACGGGAAGCGCGACCCGGCCATCGTCGCGCTGGCGGACCCGGCCCTGTTCGACCGAGTCATGGACGCCGCCTGGCACGCTGTGGTCGCCAGTAACGAGATGGTGCTCGCGTACAACCCGGAGACGGACGGCGGAACACGCGTCGCCGCCGCGGAACCATGGTACGGTCCGCTCCGGACTGGCAGTGTTTCCCTGGGCCGCACCGACCCGAGGCTGGACCCACTCGGCTACCGGACGCTGTTTACGCTCGACCTGGCTGCCGACTACTACGACGAACCGGATCTAGCCGACGCGGTTCTCTCGCCAGACCAGACCTACCCCGAGACGCAACTGCTCGCGCAGTTCGAGACAGGAGCCGTCAACGCCGCGTTTGTCTACCGGAGCATGGCAATGGAGCGGGACTACCCGTTCCGGGAGTTCCCAGCCGAGATACACCTTGGCGACCCCGCACACGCGGAGCGGTATCGGACCACCAGCTACGAACTGCCAAACGGCACGGCAGTCGCCGGCAACCCAATCGAATACGGAGCCGTCCGCCGTGACGAACAAGAAGCGACACGTACAGCTTTCGAGACAGTCCTGTCCGGTGACTGGCTCGCACCACACGGATTTACCGTCCGTCAGACGTATCCTCGACTGGTGGGAGATGTCCCGAGCACTGTCACGCGGTGA
- the thiC gene encoding phosphomethylpyrimidine synthase ThiC: MTQMEAARNGTVTEEMERVAAREGVDPAFVRQQVADGQAVIPANVGHDALDPMIIGREFATKVNANIGNSEETSDIEGELEKLHTAVHYGADTVMDLSTGSNLDEIRSANVEHSPVPIGTVPIYEAVKRASDPSEITHELLLDVIEKQAKQGVDYMTIHAGVRMEHLPLTDGRKTGIVSRGGSILAQWMEENGMENPLYTKFEAICEIFREYDVTFSLGDGLRPGCLADAGDDAQFAELDTLGELTRTAWEHDVQVMVEGPGHVPMDQVTEQVERQQEVCDGAPFYVLGPLVTDVAPGYDHITSAIGATEAGRAGAAMLCYVTPKEHLGLPEKSDVRDGLAAYRIAAHAADVANGREGARDWDDALSEARYAFDWREQFDLALDPDRAREYHDQTLPGDNYKEARFCSMCGVEFCSMRIDQDARSDGDMESIEADADDRTPLDDSPAAEVNRPPVGTHDEADIPAPDADMPADTEGRADD; encoded by the coding sequence ATGACGCAGATGGAAGCAGCGCGGAACGGGACCGTCACCGAAGAGATGGAGCGAGTCGCAGCACGAGAAGGTGTCGACCCGGCGTTCGTCCGACAGCAGGTCGCCGACGGGCAGGCGGTGATTCCCGCGAACGTCGGCCACGACGCGCTGGACCCGATGATTATCGGCCGGGAGTTTGCAACGAAGGTCAACGCAAACATCGGCAACAGCGAGGAGACAAGCGACATCGAGGGCGAACTGGAGAAGCTCCACACCGCTGTCCACTACGGTGCGGACACGGTGATGGACCTCTCGACGGGGAGCAACCTCGACGAGATACGGTCGGCCAACGTCGAGCATTCCCCGGTCCCCATCGGAACGGTCCCCATCTACGAGGCGGTCAAGCGCGCCAGCGACCCGAGCGAGATTACCCACGAACTGCTGCTCGATGTCATCGAGAAGCAGGCGAAACAGGGCGTCGACTACATGACCATTCACGCCGGCGTTCGGATGGAACACCTGCCGCTGACTGACGGCCGGAAGACGGGTATCGTCTCCCGCGGCGGTTCTATCCTCGCCCAGTGGATGGAGGAAAACGGGATGGAAAACCCACTGTACACGAAATTCGAGGCCATTTGTGAGATATTCCGCGAGTACGACGTGACCTTCAGCCTCGGCGACGGGCTCCGGCCGGGCTGTCTCGCTGACGCCGGCGACGACGCGCAGTTCGCCGAACTGGACACGCTCGGCGAACTCACGCGGACCGCCTGGGAACACGACGTGCAGGTGATGGTCGAGGGACCGGGCCATGTCCCGATGGATCAGGTCACCGAGCAAGTCGAACGCCAGCAGGAAGTCTGTGACGGCGCGCCGTTCTACGTCCTCGGCCCGCTTGTGACCGACGTTGCGCCGGGGTACGACCACATCACGAGCGCTATCGGCGCGACAGAGGCTGGCCGTGCCGGTGCAGCGATGCTCTGTTACGTGACTCCCAAGGAACATCTGGGCCTCCCGGAGAAATCCGACGTTCGAGACGGGCTTGCGGCCTATCGAATCGCGGCCCACGCTGCCGATGTGGCAAACGGGCGCGAGGGGGCACGGGACTGGGACGACGCGCTCTCGGAGGCCCGGTACGCCTTCGACTGGCGCGAGCAGTTCGATCTAGCGCTGGACCCCGACCGCGCCCGCGAGTACCACGACCAGACGCTCCCCGGCGACAACTACAAAGAGGCGCGCTTTTGCTCGATGTGTGGTGTGGAGTTCTGTTCGATGCGCATCGATCAGGATGCACGATCTGATGGCGACATGGAGTCGATTGAAGCCGACGCTGACGACCGGACTCCCCTCGATGACTCGCCAGCGGCGGAGGTAAACCGGCCGCCGGTCGGGACTCACGACGAGGCCGATATCCCTGCCCCTGATGCCGATATGCCCGCTGATACAGAGGGGCGTGCCGACGATTAG
- the moaC gene encoding cyclic pyranopterin monophosphate synthase MoaC: MPEEFTHVDEEGDAQMVDVGDKTESERRAVARGQIRLSASTLAAIDADEVEKGDVLTTARIGAIQAVKHTWETVPMCHQIPITNVEVEFTVGDEAVEITVAVETVGKTGCEMEALEGVTTGLNVVWDMVKANEKDADGEYPTTAIEDIRVVEKTVER, translated from the coding sequence ATGCCCGAGGAGTTCACGCACGTCGATGAGGAAGGGGACGCACAGATGGTCGATGTGGGCGACAAGACCGAGAGCGAGCGCCGCGCAGTCGCGCGCGGACAGATTCGACTTTCTGCATCCACGCTTGCGGCCATCGACGCCGACGAGGTGGAGAAAGGCGACGTGCTGACGACGGCCCGCATCGGCGCGATTCAGGCGGTGAAACACACGTGGGAGACGGTGCCGATGTGCCACCAGATCCCCATCACGAACGTCGAAGTCGAATTCACCGTCGGCGACGAGGCCGTCGAAATTACGGTCGCCGTCGAAACGGTCGGCAAAACCGGCTGCGAGATGGAAGCGCTGGAGGGCGTGACGACCGGCCTCAACGTCGTCTGGGACATGGTGAAGGCAAACGAGAAAGACGCGGACGGCGAGTATCCGACGACGGCAATCGAGGACATCCGCGTCGTCGAGAAAACGGTCGAACGCTGA
- a CDS encoding molybdopterin synthase encodes MQVLGIVGHSESGKTTLVERLTQRLSGTGRVATVKHCTHPPDVDTAGKDTARHRDAGAAETVALTDDGEWYATGQSRTLTETLDALAPDYDYALVEGYSDAAIPKVALGDREATDPVLHRASHGADADLDEIVTALEERDPYITLETLVADVKREPDEVYSGAIATFTGRVRAQEGPEDPPTELLEFERYDEVAAEKMAALRRDLEARDGVYAVRLHHKTGVVEAGEDIVFVVVLAGHRGEAFRAVEDGINRLKEEVPLFKKEVTVDEEFWAHER; translated from the coding sequence ATGCAAGTCCTCGGTATCGTCGGCCACTCCGAGTCGGGGAAGACCACGCTGGTCGAGCGGTTGACACAGCGGCTCTCCGGGACCGGCCGCGTCGCGACGGTGAAACACTGTACGCACCCGCCGGACGTGGACACGGCGGGCAAGGACACCGCGAGACACCGCGACGCCGGGGCGGCCGAGACGGTCGCGCTCACCGACGACGGCGAATGGTACGCGACAGGGCAGTCGCGGACGCTCACAGAGACGCTGGACGCCCTTGCGCCCGATTACGACTACGCGCTCGTCGAGGGGTACTCGGACGCGGCGATACCGAAGGTCGCCCTCGGCGACCGCGAGGCCACCGACCCGGTCCTCCACCGTGCGTCCCACGGCGCGGATGCCGACCTTGACGAGATTGTCACGGCCTTGGAGGAGCGAGACCCATACATCACGCTGGAAACACTCGTCGCGGACGTAAAGCGGGAACCGGACGAGGTTTACTCCGGCGCGATAGCGACCTTCACCGGGCGCGTCCGCGCACAGGAGGGGCCCGAGGACCCGCCGACGGAACTGCTGGAGTTCGAGCGCTACGACGAGGTCGCCGCCGAGAAGATGGCCGCGCTCCGGCGGGACCTCGAAGCCCGCGACGGCGTCTATGCGGTCCGATTGCACCACAAGACCGGCGTGGTCGAGGCCGGCGAGGACATCGTTTTCGTCGTTGTTCTGGCCGGCCACCGCGGCGAGGCGTTCCGCGCGGTCGAGGACGGCATCAACCGACTGAAAGAGGAAGTGCCGCTGTTCAAGAAAGAGGTCACCGTCGACGAGGAGTTCTGGGCTCACGAGCGGTAA
- a CDS encoding NUDIX hydrolase, whose amino-acid sequence MTSVDDLWYLSDGACQTAEQTYHDLRKRYTDFVEFTRHRNVPRNRFRDVATVARDHGAPYGAHALTYRSTGELLLVRHEGVDMWVLPGGELDASESFQEAALRELDEESGIEATIEGLAMLGRVEFYCDGNMAWGVLPVYEARAETTDIAVDDPDHEISEARWFDELPADTRDREEILQWRGQRFGDGA is encoded by the coding sequence ATGACGAGCGTCGACGACCTGTGGTATCTCTCCGACGGAGCCTGTCAGACGGCCGAGCAGACGTATCACGACCTCCGGAAGCGCTACACGGATTTTGTCGAGTTCACGCGCCATCGGAACGTCCCGCGGAACCGATTCCGAGACGTGGCCACTGTCGCCCGGGACCACGGTGCGCCCTACGGCGCGCATGCGCTCACCTACCGATCCACTGGCGAACTCCTGCTTGTTCGCCACGAGGGTGTCGACATGTGGGTGCTTCCCGGCGGTGAACTCGATGCCAGCGAATCGTTTCAGGAGGCCGCACTGCGGGAGTTAGACGAGGAGAGCGGCATTGAAGCGACAATCGAGGGACTGGCGATGCTCGGGCGGGTCGAGTTCTACTGTGACGGCAACATGGCCTGGGGCGTCCTACCGGTGTACGAGGCGCGAGCGGAGACGACCGACATCGCCGTCGACGACCCGGACCACGAGATCAGTGAGGCCCGGTGGTTCGACGAACTACCGGCCGACACGCGCGACCGCGAGGAAATTCTGCAGTGGCGCGGACAGCGGTTCGGCGACGGGGCCTAA
- a CDS encoding helix-turn-helix domain-containing protein: protein MSGRMLAEVEVFGPRSCQVQPHADEEWSVSEVSRSATSGGAGRVVEEFTLKGGDEPPVALQGKSATVEHVFAYDQRHVFQLSRAAGQGCVCERIEAAGCVVQKFTADTDSIVVTFLVDDVPTLREIVADLQSEGETVKLRRLLEDTSTETDQPVVLDRAKLTGRQHEVLTRAHEMGYFEHPREATAGDVADALDISTSTFTEHLAAAQRKLLDDLLDAR from the coding sequence ATGTCGGGCCGAATGCTTGCCGAGGTCGAAGTGTTCGGTCCTCGGTCGTGTCAGGTGCAACCGCACGCTGACGAGGAGTGGTCGGTGTCGGAGGTCTCCCGGAGCGCAACGAGTGGCGGTGCTGGTCGCGTTGTTGAAGAGTTCACGCTCAAGGGCGGCGACGAGCCGCCGGTCGCGCTTCAGGGCAAGAGCGCGACCGTCGAACACGTGTTCGCCTACGACCAGCGACACGTGTTCCAGCTGTCCAGAGCGGCCGGGCAGGGCTGTGTCTGTGAACGCATCGAAGCGGCCGGCTGTGTCGTCCAGAAGTTCACAGCGGACACCGACTCCATCGTCGTCACGTTCCTCGTTGACGATGTTCCAACCCTGCGAGAGATCGTCGCTGACCTCCAGTCGGAAGGTGAGACGGTCAAACTCCGGCGGCTACTGGAGGACACGTCCACAGAGACGGACCAGCCGGTCGTCCTCGACCGCGCAAAACTGACTGGCCGCCAGCATGAGGTGCTGACCCGGGCCCACGAGATGGGGTACTTCGAACACCCGCGCGAGGCGACCGCCGGCGACGTGGCCGACGCGCTGGACATCTCCACTTCGACGTTCACCGAGCACCTTGCTGCCGCCCAGCGGAAGCTCCTCGACGACCTGCTCGACGCCCGTTGA
- a CDS encoding DUF5783 family protein, giving the protein MTEFDADKFDEKYVHYFEELETAYSNAYQELHGQYDSEVLRGIDRQILSESEPVYEGEGTFSVRLPDDTEARAQSLPGDEETFDTVLSAFTDAIERELRRLFEFE; this is encoded by the coding sequence ATGACCGAGTTCGACGCCGACAAGTTCGACGAGAAGTACGTCCACTACTTCGAGGAGCTCGAAACGGCGTACTCGAACGCGTATCAGGAGCTGCACGGGCAGTACGACTCCGAAGTCCTTCGCGGAATCGACCGGCAGATTCTCAGCGAGAGCGAGCCGGTGTACGAGGGCGAGGGCACGTTCAGCGTCCGACTGCCCGACGACACCGAGGCGCGTGCGCAATCGCTACCGGGTGACGAAGAGACGTTCGACACAGTGCTGTCTGCGTTTACCGACGCCATCGAGCGCGAACTCCGTCGGCTGTTCGAATTCGAGTAA
- a CDS encoding RNase P subunit p30 family protein, giving the protein MYEAVYAHPDGDSTVARHALTAADSDYDGVVVRNHGDEPAEYDADAIADEYGVDVAEGVEVRADDPSRASGFVGNYRSDRTVVVVHGGDRRINRFAVEQPTVDVLAHPMREDGDFNHVLANAAADNGVRVEFDFGPVLRASGGSRVRAIKELRKLRELVEDAGAPFVISASPTNHLQIRAPRDIIAVGETIGFDADAVREGLAEWGRVVERNRERQSDAVIEPGVRLADDADDADGAEQ; this is encoded by the coding sequence ATGTACGAGGCCGTCTACGCCCACCCCGACGGCGACAGCACCGTCGCCCGGCACGCGCTGACGGCCGCCGACTCGGACTACGACGGCGTCGTCGTCAGGAACCACGGCGACGAGCCGGCCGAGTATGACGCCGACGCCATCGCCGACGAGTACGGCGTCGACGTGGCCGAGGGCGTCGAGGTCCGGGCTGACGACCCCTCGCGGGCCAGCGGCTTCGTCGGGAACTACCGGAGCGACCGGACGGTCGTGGTCGTCCACGGCGGCGACCGCCGAATCAATCGGTTCGCGGTCGAGCAACCGACCGTCGACGTGCTTGCCCACCCAATGCGTGAGGACGGTGACTTCAATCACGTGCTGGCGAACGCGGCGGCCGACAACGGCGTCCGCGTCGAGTTTGATTTTGGCCCAGTGCTCCGGGCCTCCGGCGGCAGTCGCGTCCGGGCCATCAAGGAACTCCGGAAGCTCAGGGAACTGGTCGAGGATGCGGGCGCGCCGTTTGTCATCTCAGCGTCACCGACCAATCACCTGCAAATCCGTGCGCCCCGGGACATCATTGCCGTGGGCGAGACCATCGGCTTCGACGCCGATGCGGTCCGCGAGGGCTTGGCCGAGTGGGGCCGCGTGGTTGAGCGCAACCGCGAGCGCCAGAGCGACGCCGTCATTGAGCCGGGCGTTCGGCTGGCAGACGACGCAGACGATGCCGACGGTGCCGAGCAGTAG
- a CDS encoding RNA-binding protein translates to MSSVPFHYVDLRTFCYATEDDKRVEQALRTFLPEDYPIERAKSEGHYGDRIIVLSARVENADDIRHVLTQVASAPDIDAVRSELDDRVDDNCSFFLTFDKQVAFGGSVERGDGITLRAKVEAYPAKREKAVENARDLLEEL, encoded by the coding sequence ATGTCGTCGGTTCCGTTCCATTACGTCGACCTTCGGACCTTCTGCTACGCGACGGAGGACGACAAACGTGTCGAGCAAGCGCTCCGGACGTTCCTGCCGGAGGACTACCCCATCGAGCGCGCCAAAAGCGAGGGGCACTACGGCGACCGCATTATCGTCCTCTCGGCTCGCGTCGAGAACGCCGACGACATCCGCCACGTCCTCACGCAGGTCGCGTCAGCGCCGGACATCGACGCCGTGCGTTCGGAACTGGACGACCGGGTCGACGACAACTGTTCGTTTTTCCTCACCTTCGACAAACAGGTCGCGTTCGGCGGGAGCGTGGAGCGCGGCGACGGCATCACGCTCCGGGCGAAAGTCGAGGCCTACCCCGCAAAGCGGGAGAAGGCCGTCGAAAACGCCCGCGACCTCCTCGAGGAGTTGTGA
- a CDS encoding ABC transporter permease, which translates to MSRALSRGETRAGHTVGVRELVPVLGAVLLLYFVVPVLVLVLTYSPTALLTSLTETYVINAAVTSLVAALGSTAIAVVFGLPLAYWLSRNTSVLATVAMGAVVLPLVLPPVVSGMLLLTVVGPNGLGGLTDLALTRSLLGVIAAQTFVASPFFVVTAKAAFDGIDDRLEEASRSLGRDWVGTMRSVTVPLAKPGLLAGLVLTFARAMGEFGATMMLAYYPRTLPVQIWASFISDGLDAALPVAVMLLGVALGTLLVVHALRATPWR; encoded by the coding sequence ATGTCCCGAGCACTGTCACGCGGTGAGACCAGAGCCGGCCATACGGTCGGCGTGCGAGAGCTCGTTCCCGTTCTGGGAGCGGTGCTGCTCTTGTATTTCGTCGTTCCGGTGCTAGTGCTCGTTCTCACGTACTCCCCGACGGCGCTGCTGACGAGTCTGACAGAGACGTACGTCATTAACGCCGCAGTCACGTCTCTCGTTGCCGCACTCGGCAGTACGGCCATCGCTGTCGTGTTCGGCCTGCCGCTTGCCTACTGGCTCTCGCGGAACACGAGTGTGCTGGCGACCGTAGCGATGGGTGCCGTCGTCCTCCCGCTCGTCCTCCCGCCAGTCGTCAGCGGGATGTTGCTGTTGACAGTCGTCGGCCCGAACGGACTCGGCGGTCTCACCGACCTGGCGCTGACGCGGTCGCTACTTGGCGTCATCGCCGCCCAGACGTTCGTCGCGTCGCCGTTTTTCGTCGTTACTGCCAAAGCCGCCTTCGATGGCATTGACGACCGGCTCGAAGAAGCCTCACGGTCACTCGGGCGCGACTGGGTCGGGACGATGCGCTCGGTGACGGTCCCACTCGCAAAGCCCGGACTCCTTGCCGGCCTCGTCCTGACGTTTGCCCGCGCGATGGGCGAGTTCGGCGCGACGATGATGCTGGCGTACTACCCGCGGACACTCCCGGTCCAGATCTGGGCCTCGTTCATCTCTGACGGGCTGGACGCGGCGCTGCCCGTGGCAGTGATGCTACTCGGCGTTGCGCTCGGAACACTGCTGGTGGTGCATGCACTGCGGGCGACGCCGTGGCGGTAG
- a CDS encoding HD domain-containing protein, whose translation MTQELGPLARTLSVPYYEDALPAHDQFHAKRVRDIALRLAGDCDGSVDRDVLAASAWLHDIGRPRERAGAIDDHDEWATAEAAQLLTAEGVESDRISRLKHCIRAHSIRASSPEPETLEAKLLFDADKLDAAGARGLIRLACIVGERSGRTDEKYAVIDDASATDLETSDYPDIGLLRNWAQERVDMLYTHPGRRLGRRRREFMDEFFTQFAGEIGVTGER comes from the coding sequence ATGACACAGGAACTGGGTCCGCTCGCTCGAACACTGTCGGTGCCGTACTACGAAGACGCCCTCCCAGCCCACGACCAGTTTCACGCCAAGCGAGTCAGAGACATCGCGCTTCGGCTCGCGGGCGACTGCGACGGCTCGGTCGACCGGGATGTCCTCGCCGCGTCGGCGTGGCTCCACGATATCGGTCGGCCCCGGGAGCGGGCCGGTGCAATCGATGATCACGACGAATGGGCCACAGCGGAAGCCGCGCAGCTACTCACGGCCGAAGGTGTGGAATCCGACCGAATCAGCCGTCTGAAACACTGTATCCGAGCACACAGTATCCGGGCGAGCTCCCCGGAACCGGAAACGCTGGAGGCGAAACTCCTCTTCGACGCGGACAAGCTGGACGCTGCCGGCGCGCGCGGACTCATCCGACTGGCCTGTATCGTCGGCGAACGGTCTGGACGGACCGACGAGAAGTATGCCGTTATCGATGATGCGTCAGCCACAGACCTCGAAACGTCGGATTATCCGGACATCGGACTCCTCCGGAACTGGGCGCAGGAACGCGTAGATATGTTGTACACCCACCCCGGCCGGCGTCTTGGTCGGCGGCGTCGGGAATTCATGGACGAGTTCTTCACGCAATTCGCCGGTGAAATCGGAGTGACGGGGGAGCGATAG